The following coding sequences are from one Ooceraea biroi isolate clonal line C1 chromosome 5, Obir_v5.4, whole genome shotgun sequence window:
- the LOC105287725 gene encoding uncharacterized protein LOC105287725 isoform X2 yields MTSGVTTRLDPDWVRMVELRAGTGMTSLDTKSSNRLHYAILTILDTIFSALVAAPAVVGYWRGTWGLSDFYVYPDEPVYSSFASITIGYTGLFAFSVLQHGLDDVLHPDKHRLSYYLGSRLYTSVFGLCCVNAWRGAWKALDIYTELTPGTVFATTAVSLLALGIMRAIRNVSAPPFSLVLDSCPGYFEVQTMFRVNNTRDWSLYLLDCAFSVGVVGTLVVFVWRGVWILFDIYLFPGNPKYSAVGSLAIGYLIVAVTFCLQPLMRYVCARLQGLIRLIAADAFLLLSFLGTVNVWRGIWNALDLWLLPDNLELSCWITHVGCFVFLVLLNCSNTILVRGVYIDAEEEEGKCVVFPCHYLRLFFKIEREKKQARRQKLLVGSQDFDGHCDVNGKDGENGAFLPHNTTTATIATDADSLA; encoded by the exons ATGACCAGCGGCGTGACTACTAGACTCGATCCGGACTGGGTGAGAATGGTCGAATTGCGTGCTGGCACCGGGATGACGAGCCTGGACACGAAATCGTCGAATCGTCTGCACTACGCCATCCTGACAATCCTCGATACGATATTCTCCGCGCTCGTCGCCGCGCCGGCAGTAGTCGGGTACTGGCGTGGCACTTGGGGCCTCAGCGACTTCTACGTCTACCCGGACGAGCCGGTGTACAGCAGCTTCGCGTCGATAACGATCGGCTACACCGGCCTGTTCGCCTTCAGCGTGTTGCAACACGGCCTGGACGACGTTCTCCATCCGGACAAGCACCGACTGTCCTACTACCTCGGCTCGCGACTCTACACCAGCGTGTTCGGCCTCTGCTGCGTGAACGCCTGGCGCGGTGCCTGGAAAGCCCTGGACATCTACACCGAGCTGACTCCCGGCACCGTCTTCGCCACGACCGCCGTCAGTCTCCTCGCGCTCGGTATCATGCGTGCGATCCGCAACGTCTCCGCGCCACCGTTCTCGCTCGTTCTCGACTCGTGTCCGGGTTACTTCGAAGTGCAGACTATGTTTCGCGTCAAC AATACGAGGGACTGGTCGTTGTACTTACTGGATTGTGCCTTCAGCGTTGGCGTCGTGGGCACGTTGGTCGTTTTCGTCTGGAGAGGAGTTTGGATTCTTTTCGACATCTACCTGTTTCCAGGAAACCCGAAATATTCCGCCGTCGGCTCACTG GCGATCGGGTATTTAATAGTTGCCGTGACGTTCTGTCTGCAACCGCTGATGCGATACGTCTGTGCGCGTCTTCAGGGTTTAATTCGCTTGATAGCGGCGGACGCTTTTCTTCTTCTGAGCTTTCTGGGCACTGTGAATGTCTGGCGCGGTATATGGAACGCGCTAGATCTCTGGCTGCTGCCGGACAATTTGGAATTATCCTGCTGGATCACGCACGTCGGCTGCTTCGTTTTTCTCGTACTCCTCAATTGCAGCAACACCATCCTCGTTCGCGGTGTTTATATCGATgccgaggaggaagagggaaaatGTGTCGTCTTCCCGTGTCATTATCTTCGATTATTCTTCAAG ATCGAACGCGAAAAGAAGCAAGCGAGGCGACAGAAGCTGTTAGTGGGATCGCAGGACTTTGACGGTCATTGCGACGTAAACGGCAAGGATGGTGAAAACGGTGCTTTCCTGCCGCACAATACTACAACGGCAACGATAGCTACAGATGCAGACTCTCTTGCATAA